A single region of the Paludibacter jiangxiensis genome encodes:
- a CDS encoding DUF3826 domain-containing protein, producing MKKNLMSLFLLLIVVATASAQNNEDKYNKTLTDRAEKIVKTLSISDSIVFKRLTGILVYQYKSLGKIHDGRDAAIKSAKEKAGNDKAAFQSAEKALQDEANSQLYNLHCEFIGKLAGDLNAEQIDKVKDGMVFNLIKVTYSAYLDMIPTLKPEEKQQIYCWLVEARERAIDAQSSNKKHEIFGKYKGRINNYLSKQGYNLDKERQAWGERLKAAKK from the coding sequence ATGAAGAAAAATCTAATGTCTTTATTTTTGTTGCTGATTGTGGTTGCAACCGCATCGGCTCAAAACAACGAAGACAAATACAATAAGACACTTACGGATCGTGCCGAGAAAATTGTGAAAACTTTATCGATTTCCGACTCAATCGTCTTTAAACGTTTGACAGGAATCTTAGTCTATCAATACAAGAGCCTCGGTAAAATCCACGATGGTCGTGATGCGGCCATTAAATCTGCCAAAGAAAAAGCCGGGAATGATAAAGCTGCTTTTCAATCTGCCGAAAAAGCTTTACAAGACGAAGCAAACTCTCAATTGTACAACCTGCATTGCGAATTTATAGGGAAACTTGCGGGTGATCTTAATGCCGAACAAATCGACAAGGTGAAGGACGGAATGGTCTTTAACCTGATTAAGGTTACTTACAGCGCGTATCTCGATATGATTCCTACGCTCAAGCCTGAGGAAAAACAACAAATCTACTGCTGGCTGGTCGAAGCCCGCGAACGTGCCATTGATGCACAGTCGTCCAACAAAAAGCACGAGATTTTTGGAAAGTACAAAGGCCGTATCAACAACTATCTCTCGAAACAGGGATACAATCTTGATAAGGAGCGTCAGGCGTGGGGCGAACGATTGAAAGCTGCTAAAAAGTAA
- a CDS encoding DUF6298 domain-containing protein: protein MYNKVKYSVAALILLPVMLFAGSAPKKTTKPQLPLEHTKEGLVYAADSLGNRIPDFSYSGYMAGEQAIPNVFAKIVVPAKTGDATARIQAAIDYVSSLKPDKLGFRGAVLLQPGVFEIDGQLIIRTSGVVLRGSGIGENGTKLVATSKDRRTLIRVVGKDDRTKAEALKVADAYVPVNAMKLTLKNVGSLKAGDKIMVRRPSTQNWIEALGTVTFGGGVSALGWKPGDRDIYWDRTVVALNGNEITLDAPVTTALDANYGGGEVIPYTWNGRISQVGVENMQCTSTVDAANPKDEAHAWMAITLENVIDGWVRQITFSHFAGSAVMALESSRRLTVEDCISTDPVSELGGQRRYTFFNAGQQSLFQRLYAEGGNHDFGIGFCAAGPNAFVQCQSVLPYSFSGAIDSWASGVLFDIVNVDGNNLRFSNRQQDNRGTGWSAANSVLYQCTAALIDCPKPPTAQNWAFGCWSQFGGDGGWYDSNNQIQPRSLYYAQLAQRLGNAAGDRAFLMFNPSEASSSPSVKVAQQLTQESLKPAPSLLQWIKEASSRTPIITEGKGLKSIEEIGVPAPKKINTLPTAIINGKLVHGDELLAGMQHNTPWWNGSVLPTFLDEAKPALTRFVPGRTGTGLTDDVNEVAAWMKKSNIVSFEQHYGLWTDRRRDDHERIRRIDGDVWPPFYEQPFARSGQGTAWDGLSKYDLTKYNKWYWLRLKQFADQADQNGLVLLHNNFFQHNIIEAGAHWVDCPWRTANNINSTGFPEPVNFAGDKRLFFAEMFYDTTNVVRKELYKKYIRQCLNNFTENSAVIQLTSDEYTGPLHFMQFWLDVIAAWEKETGKHPLIGLSATKDVQDAILKDPKRAAVVDVIDIRYWHYRDNGTVYAPQGGLNLAPRQHARLVKPGKSSFEQVYRAVSEYRTQCPEKAVMYYSDSYPAYGWAVLMAGGSLPNLPAGLEKGFLKDAAQMSVIKSQTENQYILGNPEKGYIVYSKNGEATIDLAASPKTYVAKWIDPATGFGTPAGKVKGGKTITLKAPKAGTTVLWLSAK, encoded by the coding sequence ATGTATAACAAAGTAAAATATTCCGTTGCTGCACTTATATTGTTGCCGGTAATGCTTTTTGCCGGAAGCGCACCGAAGAAAACGACGAAGCCTCAGTTGCCTCTCGAACATACCAAAGAAGGGCTGGTTTATGCAGCCGACAGCCTGGGAAACCGTATTCCCGATTTTTCGTATAGCGGCTATATGGCCGGCGAACAGGCAATCCCCAATGTCTTCGCCAAAATAGTTGTTCCGGCTAAAACCGGCGACGCGACAGCCCGCATTCAGGCCGCTATTGATTACGTATCTTCACTTAAACCGGATAAGTTGGGCTTTAGAGGAGCCGTACTTTTACAACCCGGCGTTTTCGAAATTGACGGACAGCTTATCATCCGCACTTCAGGAGTTGTGTTGAGAGGTAGCGGTATCGGCGAAAACGGAACGAAGCTGGTTGCAACCAGCAAAGACCGTCGCACACTCATTCGCGTGGTGGGTAAAGATGATCGCACGAAAGCAGAAGCGCTGAAAGTGGCCGATGCTTATGTTCCGGTCAATGCGATGAAGCTGACGCTTAAAAATGTTGGTTCGTTGAAAGCCGGCGATAAAATAATGGTTCGCCGTCCGAGTACCCAAAACTGGATTGAAGCTCTTGGCACTGTCACTTTTGGTGGAGGAGTTTCCGCTTTGGGATGGAAACCCGGCGACCGCGACATTTATTGGGACAGAACTGTTGTTGCCCTGAATGGAAATGAAATTACACTGGATGCACCTGTCACTACCGCTCTCGATGCCAATTACGGTGGCGGCGAAGTAATTCCTTACACGTGGAATGGCAGAATTAGTCAGGTAGGTGTTGAAAATATGCAATGCACATCTACTGTTGATGCCGCCAATCCCAAAGACGAAGCTCATGCCTGGATGGCAATTACCCTCGAAAATGTAATCGATGGCTGGGTACGTCAAATTACCTTCTCACATTTTGCCGGTTCGGCTGTGATGGCGCTCGAGTCTTCACGCCGCCTCACGGTGGAAGATTGTATCTCTACCGATCCTGTTTCCGAATTGGGCGGTCAACGTCGCTACACTTTCTTCAATGCCGGACAGCAGTCGTTGTTCCAACGCTTGTATGCCGAGGGTGGCAATCACGATTTCGGAATTGGCTTTTGTGCTGCCGGTCCCAATGCATTTGTGCAATGTCAATCGGTTTTGCCATACAGTTTCAGCGGTGCGATCGATAGCTGGGCTTCCGGCGTTTTGTTCGATATCGTGAATGTGGACGGCAATAATCTTCGTTTTTCGAATCGTCAACAAGATAACCGCGGAACCGGATGGAGCGCCGCCAATAGTGTGCTCTATCAATGTACGGCAGCGCTGATCGATTGTCCGAAACCGCCGACAGCGCAAAACTGGGCATTCGGATGCTGGTCGCAGTTTGGCGGCGATGGCGGCTGGTATGATTCCAACAACCAGATTCAGCCCCGCAGCCTCTACTATGCGCAATTGGCACAACGTCTTGGTAATGCGGCAGGTGATCGCGCCTTCTTGATGTTCAATCCTTCCGAGGCCTCCAGCAGCCCGTCGGTAAAGGTGGCGCAGCAACTGACGCAAGAATCTCTGAAACCCGCTCCCTCTTTGTTACAATGGATAAAAGAAGCCTCTTCCCGTACTCCCATTATTACCGAGGGGAAAGGGTTGAAGAGCATTGAAGAGATTGGAGTTCCTGCTCCTAAAAAAATAAATACACTGCCAACTGCCATCATCAACGGAAAATTAGTTCACGGCGATGAATTGTTGGCAGGAATGCAGCACAACACACCCTGGTGGAATGGGAGTGTTCTGCCGACTTTTCTGGATGAAGCCAAACCGGCGCTTACCCGTTTTGTGCCGGGGCGTACAGGTACAGGTCTGACTGATGATGTCAATGAAGTGGCTGCCTGGATGAAGAAGAGCAATATTGTCTCTTTCGAACAACATTACGGGTTGTGGACCGACCGCCGTCGCGATGACCACGAGCGCATTCGTCGCATCGACGGTGACGTGTGGCCTCCTTTCTACGAACAACCTTTCGCCCGTTCGGGTCAGGGCACTGCCTGGGACGGCCTGAGTAAATACGACCTTACCAAATACAATAAATGGTACTGGTTGCGTCTGAAACAATTTGCGGATCAGGCCGATCAAAACGGTTTGGTATTGCTCCACAATAACTTCTTTCAGCACAACATTATCGAAGCCGGTGCTCACTGGGTGGATTGCCCCTGGCGTACAGCCAACAATATCAACAGCACAGGTTTTCCCGAGCCCGTGAACTTTGCCGGCGACAAACGTCTGTTCTTTGCCGAAATGTTTTACGACACCACGAACGTGGTTCGCAAAGAGTTGTACAAAAAATATATCCGTCAGTGTTTGAATAACTTTACCGAAAACAGTGCTGTCATTCAACTGACGAGCGACGAATATACAGGTCCGCTTCATTTCATGCAGTTCTGGCTCGACGTGATTGCAGCCTGGGAGAAAGAGACCGGCAAACATCCGCTGATCGGGTTGAGTGCTACCAAGGATGTGCAGGACGCTATTCTGAAAGATCCGAAACGGGCGGCTGTGGTCGACGTGATTGATATCCGCTACTGGCACTATCGTGACAACGGCACTGTGTATGCACCGCAGGGTGGTCTTAACCTTGCACCGCGCCAACACGCCCGTCTGGTGAAACCCGGCAAATCCTCTTTTGAGCAGGTATACCGTGCTGTGAGCGAATACCGCACACAATGCCCTGAAAAGGCCGTAATGTACTATTCGGACAGTTATCCGGCATACGGTTGGGCTGTTTTAATGGCCGGTGGATCGTTGCCTAACCTGCCTGCCGGATTGGAAAAAGGCTTTTTGAAAGATGCTGCTCAGATGAGTGTCATTAAATCGCAAACTGAAAATCAATACATTCTCGGAAACCCGGAGAAGGGATATATTGTCTATTCCAAAAATGGAGAAGCAACAATTGACTTGGCTGCCAGCCCGAAAACATATGTTGCCAAATGGATCGATCCGGCAACCGGATTCGGCACGCCAGCAGGAAAGGTAAAAGGAGGTAAAACCATTACGTTGAAAGCTCCGAAAGCAGGAACAACCGTACTTTGGTTATCAGCAAAATAG
- a CDS encoding glycoside hydrolase family 43 protein, producing the protein MKQLIFSFLFVFTLLPLAKAQDAYLFATFREPQQDGLLLAGSTDGYHWQSLGGPFNTPGVGTDKIMRDPSVCQGPDGTFYMVWTSSWTKDKGFGYASSKDLIHWTPSKYIEVMKYEPTTVNTWAPEVFYDDVHKQFIIMWASTIPYRFEKGQEAEDNNHRMYYCTTKDFKTFSKTKLFLDPKFSVIDCVLLKRAPKDYVLILKDNTRPERDVKVAFAKSPLGPFTTPSAAITPHFTEGPTVTKVGNDYLVYFEFYKDKKYGAVKTRDFKSFTDATNEVSLPQGHKHGTIFKVSAKFYDQLLKNLN; encoded by the coding sequence ATGAAGCAATTGATTTTTTCATTTTTATTCGTTTTTACCCTTCTGCCATTGGCAAAGGCACAGGATGCTTATCTCTTTGCTACATTCCGTGAACCGCAGCAGGATGGTTTGCTTTTGGCCGGTAGTACCGATGGTTACCACTGGCAATCGTTGGGCGGGCCGTTCAATACACCGGGTGTAGGCACCGACAAAATCATGCGTGATCCTTCTGTTTGTCAGGGTCCCGATGGTACTTTTTACATGGTGTGGACCAGCAGCTGGACGAAGGATAAAGGATTCGGTTATGCCAGTTCCAAAGATCTGATTCACTGGACTCCATCGAAATACATTGAGGTGATGAAGTACGAACCAACAACGGTAAATACCTGGGCGCCGGAGGTTTTCTACGACGATGTACACAAGCAGTTTATCATTATGTGGGCATCTACCATTCCTTATCGTTTTGAGAAAGGGCAGGAGGCTGAAGATAACAATCACCGGATGTACTACTGCACCACCAAAGATTTCAAAACATTCTCCAAAACAAAACTTTTCCTCGATCCGAAATTCAGTGTGATTGACTGCGTGTTGCTGAAACGTGCTCCGAAAGATTATGTGCTGATTCTCAAGGATAATACCCGCCCCGAACGTGATGTGAAAGTAGCCTTTGCTAAATCACCTCTGGGTCCGTTTACAACTCCCTCAGCTGCAATTACTCCTCATTTTACTGAAGGGCCAACTGTGACGAAAGTGGGCAATGACTATTTGGTCTATTTTGAATTTTACAAAGATAAAAAATACGGAGCCGTAAAAACCCGCGACTTCAAATCGTTTACCGATGCCACAAATGAAGTATCTTTGCCTCAGGGTCATAAACATGGGACGATCTTCAAAGTGTCAGCGAAGTTTTACGATCAATTGCTTAAGAATCTGAATTAA
- a CDS encoding MGH1-like glycoside hydrolase domain-containing protein, which yields MKQLLFILYIILAINATAQEGVYYTGKTLSNSDYHHGQLAPAVGVHNIQVLRVNREHPANLAEGWTYNHQPMLCYWNNRFYMEYLSDPVGEHEAPGRTLLMNSQDGYNWSEPTVVFPEYKVPDGTTKPDFPGVAKDLMAVMHQRMGFYVSAKNRLLVLGFYGIAFAAKDDPNDGNGIGRVVREVLPNGKFGPIYFIRYNHAFNESNTSYPFYTKSKDKGFVAACNELLANPLMMLQWNEESDRNDPLIPIHKDYKAFNFYHLPDGRVVGLWKFALTTISPDGGKTWPVMPQRGKGFVNSNAKIWGQRTSDGRYATVYNPSEYRWPLAISTSDDGLEYKDLLLVHGDITPMRYGGAYKNLGPQYVRGILEGNGTPPDKNLWVTYSMNKEDLWISRIPVPVTGKATAQADDVFDRFNSIQEMTKWNIYSPLKAPVSLEKRADGKRWLTLKDSDPFDYAKVERVVPESKKLTAEFTVVPGQNGNGQLDIEFQNPKGEACIRLTFDKDSVFKSKSGARYSGILKYKAGETYHVKVMLDVTTRSYKMVVNGKEIATRIFFNPVEAVSRIVFRTGELPIEPTPNTPADRFTDLANPGASDKEAVYYLENFKTSSQDDDNSAAVLKADDFKHYVDNFNTMENENIAQAIPNSESWSWMKKNVPLFECPQQNIEEMFYYRWWTLRKHIKQTPDGYAFTEFLVPRTYADKYNLISSALGHHIYEARWLRDSKYLNDDIHVWYRGNEGKPMRKLRSFSSWTGNALYNKFMVDGDKNFLLDMYPDLQADYAAWEGDHRLPSGLYWQGDVQDGMEETISGGRKKKYARPTINSYMFGNAQALAAIANLKGDKATEKSYLLKADTLKQLVQTQLWNKDSLFFETLREPGKLAQAREAVGFLPWYFNLPDKGKGFEVAWKQLTDTKGFSAPFGLTTAERRHPQFRTHGVGKCEWDGAVWPFATSQTLTALANAKNNYDANVVSDSVYFALINQYVESMHYRGRPYVGEYLDEVTGYWLKGDQERSRYYNHSTFNDLIITGLVGLRPRADETIEVNPLVPAKQWDWFCLDNVSYHGKTLTIVWDKTGSKYNLGKGLMLFVNGEKVASSTQLKSIVYKP from the coding sequence ATGAAACAGTTGCTTTTTATTTTATATATCATTCTTGCAATAAATGCCACAGCTCAGGAGGGTGTTTACTATACCGGCAAAACCTTGTCGAATTCCGATTATCACCACGGGCAACTGGCTCCGGCTGTCGGTGTGCATAATATTCAGGTGTTGCGTGTCAATCGCGAACATCCGGCTAACCTGGCCGAAGGCTGGACCTACAATCACCAGCCGATGTTGTGTTACTGGAACAACCGGTTTTACATGGAATATTTGTCCGATCCCGTGGGCGAACACGAAGCTCCGGGGCGAACTTTGTTGATGAATTCTCAGGATGGTTACAACTGGAGCGAACCGACGGTGGTTTTTCCCGAATACAAAGTGCCCGATGGTACCACCAAACCCGATTTTCCGGGTGTAGCTAAAGATTTGATGGCGGTGATGCATCAACGCATGGGTTTTTATGTATCTGCGAAAAACCGTCTGCTCGTTTTGGGTTTCTACGGCATTGCTTTTGCCGCTAAAGACGATCCCAACGATGGGAACGGCATTGGCCGTGTGGTGCGCGAAGTGCTGCCCAACGGCAAGTTCGGTCCGATCTATTTTATCCGTTATAACCATGCTTTCAACGAGAGTAATACCTCTTATCCGTTTTATACAAAAAGCAAGGATAAAGGGTTTGTGGCTGCCTGCAACGAACTATTAGCCAATCCGCTGATGATGCTTCAATGGAACGAGGAATCCGACCGTAACGATCCGCTGATTCCCATTCATAAAGATTACAAAGCGTTTAATTTCTATCATTTGCCCGATGGCCGTGTGGTGGGTTTGTGGAAATTTGCACTGACAACCATCAGTCCCGACGGTGGTAAAACCTGGCCGGTGATGCCGCAGCGAGGCAAAGGTTTTGTGAACAGCAATGCCAAAATCTGGGGGCAACGTACCTCCGACGGTCGTTACGCTACGGTTTACAATCCTTCCGAATACCGCTGGCCGCTGGCCATTTCCACCAGCGACGATGGCTTGGAATACAAAGACTTGCTGCTTGTTCATGGCGATATTACTCCGATGCGTTACGGCGGTGCCTACAAAAATCTGGGGCCGCAATATGTGCGTGGAATTCTGGAGGGCAATGGTACGCCGCCCGATAAAAACCTCTGGGTCACTTACAGCATGAACAAGGAGGATTTGTGGATCTCGCGTATACCTGTGCCGGTAACGGGTAAAGCTACAGCACAGGCCGACGACGTTTTCGATCGTTTTAACTCCATTCAGGAGATGACAAAATGGAATATTTACAGTCCGTTGAAGGCCCCGGTAAGCCTCGAAAAACGGGCAGATGGTAAACGCTGGCTGACACTCAAAGACAGCGATCCGTTCGATTATGCCAAAGTGGAACGCGTCGTTCCAGAATCCAAGAAACTGACGGCTGAATTTACGGTTGTTCCCGGTCAGAACGGGAATGGACAGCTCGATATCGAATTTCAAAATCCGAAAGGAGAAGCTTGCATTCGTTTGACCTTCGACAAAGACAGCGTCTTCAAGTCGAAGAGCGGAGCCCGTTATTCCGGTATTTTGAAATATAAAGCCGGCGAAACGTATCACGTCAAAGTGATGCTGGATGTAACCACTCGTAGCTATAAGATGGTGGTGAATGGCAAAGAGATTGCTACCCGCATCTTCTTCAATCCGGTGGAGGCTGTTTCTCGCATTGTCTTCCGCACCGGCGAATTGCCTATCGAGCCAACGCCCAATACTCCTGCCGATCGTTTTACCGATCTTGCCAATCCGGGTGCTTCCGACAAAGAAGCGGTTTATTATCTGGAAAACTTCAAAACCTCCAGTCAGGATGACGATAATTCTGCTGCCGTGTTGAAAGCGGACGATTTTAAGCACTACGTGGACAATTTCAACACGATGGAGAACGAAAATATTGCTCAGGCAATTCCGAATTCCGAGTCGTGGAGCTGGATGAAAAAGAATGTTCCTTTGTTTGAATGTCCGCAGCAAAATATCGAAGAGATGTTTTACTACCGCTGGTGGACATTGCGTAAACATATCAAACAAACACCGGATGGCTACGCATTTACCGAATTTTTGGTGCCCAGAACGTATGCCGATAAATACAATTTGATTAGCAGCGCATTGGGACATCACATCTACGAAGCCCGCTGGTTGCGCGACAGCAAATACCTGAATGACGACATTCACGTGTGGTACCGCGGTAACGAAGGAAAACCGATGCGCAAGTTGCGCAGTTTCAGCAGTTGGACCGGGAATGCGTTGTACAATAAATTCATGGTTGACGGCGACAAAAACTTTTTGTTGGATATGTATCCCGACTTGCAGGCCGACTATGCCGCATGGGAAGGCGATCATCGCTTGCCGAGCGGATTGTACTGGCAGGGCGATGTGCAGGACGGCATGGAAGAGACCATCAGTGGCGGCCGTAAAAAGAAATATGCCCGTCCGACCATCAATAGCTACATGTTTGGCAATGCTCAGGCACTGGCGGCAATTGCCAATTTGAAAGGCGATAAAGCAACAGAAAAGAGCTACCTTCTGAAAGCCGATACATTAAAACAGTTGGTTCAAACACAGCTTTGGAACAAGGATTCGCTCTTCTTTGAAACCTTGCGCGAGCCGGGTAAACTGGCTCAGGCTCGTGAAGCGGTCGGATTTCTTCCCTGGTATTTCAATTTGCCGGATAAGGGCAAAGGATTTGAGGTTGCATGGAAACAGTTGACCGATACCAAGGGCTTTTCTGCTCCTTTCGGTTTGACAACCGCCGAACGTCGTCATCCGCAGTTCCGTACGCATGGTGTGGGCAAATGTGAGTGGGATGGTGCCGTATGGCCGTTCGCCACTTCGCAAACGTTGACCGCACTTGCCAACGCAAAAAATAATTACGATGCCAACGTGGTAAGCGATAGCGTTTACTTTGCTCTGATCAATCAGTATGTGGAAAGCATGCATTACCGTGGCCGTCCCTACGTGGGCGAATACCTCGACGAGGTAACCGGTTACTGGTTAAAAGGAGATCAGGAACGAAGCCGCTATTATAACCACTCCACTTTCAACGATTTGATTATTACCGGACTGGTAGGTCTCCGTCCCCGTGCCGACGAAACCATCGAGGTCAATCCGTTGGTTCCTGCAAAACAGTGGGATTGGTTCTGTTTGGATAACGTGTCGTATCACGGTAAAACGCTGACCATTGTTTGGGACAAAACCGGAAGCAAATACAACCTTGGTAAAGGATTGATGCTGTTTGTCAACGGTGAGAAAGTGGCATCGTCCACTCAATTAAAATCGATAGTTTATAAACCGTAA
- a CDS encoding alpha-L-rhamnosidase: protein MRKRVFIWFFCICNLLITNIASAITVSKLTCEMAVNPVSVNTTTPRLGWQLQSVVNGDRQTAYELVVTAEASKTVVWQSGKVKSDGSQLIDYAGKSSLEKGKAYSWKVRVWDAKGKASAWSAPARFSIAPADDFLDSQWIGGLTKADSHLPIGKSYHMPSKKSPENIAMLKNLDSMALRSIMLRKDFKAETSVKKATVYVCGLGHYQLSINGKKVGNSEFAPLWSDYSKTVYYNTYDVSDRIQKGENAIGVILGNGFYNTIGTRYSKLWRTYGPPTLFFKMVVEYVDGKKEILRSDKSWKYAPSPITFNSIYGGEDYDATLEQPGWNIAGFNDSKWRNVVLQEAPEGKLTAQTAPQVQINKQYGIKELKHLSDSVYVLDMRQNLSGFPSIKIHGKKGQTVRMWVGESLDKDGKVSQKRTGAPYYFQYTLKGGGEEEWQPMFSYYGYQYIQVEGADVQKSPTGSTLPLITDIKSNFVYSSATEVATFDCSNEIFNKTHWLINNAIKSNFQGVMTDCPQREKLGWVEELHLNGPGLLMNYDMTAMFPKILRDMSDAQHADGLVPSICPEYVSFGGDFTDSPEWGCASIVVPWMYYWHYGDSSLIRTYYSVMTRYVDYLGTKATGHILSHGLGDWYDYGLKPAGYSQNSSIAISATSHYYLSAMLVAKAAAMLGIAQDTLKYEQLVRDIKKSYNERFFNKSTRQYDIGSQFANAVSLYLGLVEPQYRQAVLKNLTDDIAYHDDRLTTGDVGNRYLFQTLADNGQNELMYKMVNHYDAPGYGFQLKYGLTTLTEQWDPRKGNSWNHFMMGQIEEWFFNTLAGIRYDEKQPGFKHIILRPTPVGDLKNVSALTETLYGKLFVAWTKTEKEFNLNVTIPVNTTTTVMLPFTATSVRINGKTVAVKDNSVELGSGKWEITIEF from the coding sequence ATGAGAAAACGAGTATTTATTTGGTTTTTTTGCATTTGTAATTTACTGATAACAAATATTGCTTCGGCTATCACCGTTTCCAAACTCACTTGTGAGATGGCTGTTAATCCGGTGTCGGTAAATACGACGACACCTCGTTTGGGATGGCAGTTGCAGTCGGTTGTCAACGGCGATCGACAGACGGCCTACGAATTGGTTGTTACTGCCGAAGCAAGTAAAACCGTTGTTTGGCAAAGCGGGAAGGTAAAATCGGATGGCAGTCAGTTGATCGATTATGCCGGTAAGTCTTCGCTTGAAAAAGGGAAAGCATACAGTTGGAAAGTTCGTGTGTGGGACGCCAAAGGCAAAGCTTCGGCGTGGAGTGCTCCGGCTCGTTTCTCAATAGCGCCTGCCGATGATTTTCTCGATTCCCAATGGATTGGTGGGCTGACCAAGGCCGACTCTCATCTACCGATAGGAAAGAGCTATCACATGCCTTCCAAAAAATCGCCCGAGAATATTGCTATGCTCAAAAACCTCGACAGCATGGCGTTGCGCAGCATCATGCTTCGGAAAGATTTCAAAGCAGAAACATCCGTAAAAAAGGCAACGGTCTATGTCTGCGGACTGGGTCATTATCAGCTATCTATCAATGGAAAGAAAGTTGGGAACAGTGAGTTTGCGCCACTCTGGAGCGACTATTCAAAGACGGTTTATTACAATACGTACGATGTTTCCGACAGGATTCAAAAGGGTGAAAATGCGATCGGTGTAATTCTTGGCAATGGTTTTTACAACACCATTGGCACCCGTTACAGCAAATTGTGGCGCACCTACGGTCCTCCGACCTTGTTTTTCAAAATGGTGGTGGAGTATGTTGATGGCAAAAAAGAGATCCTTCGTTCTGATAAAAGCTGGAAGTATGCGCCGAGCCCCATCACGTTCAATAGTATTTATGGCGGCGAGGATTATGATGCCACTCTGGAGCAACCGGGCTGGAATATTGCCGGTTTTAACGATTCCAAATGGCGAAATGTTGTGTTGCAGGAGGCTCCGGAAGGGAAACTGACAGCTCAGACAGCCCCGCAGGTTCAGATCAACAAACAATACGGAATCAAAGAACTGAAGCATCTTTCTGACTCGGTTTATGTGCTCGATATGCGACAAAACCTGTCGGGTTTCCCGTCCATTAAAATTCATGGTAAAAAAGGACAAACCGTTCGCATGTGGGTGGGCGAATCGCTCGATAAGGACGGAAAGGTAAGCCAGAAACGAACCGGTGCACCGTACTATTTTCAGTACACGCTCAAAGGTGGAGGGGAGGAAGAATGGCAACCGATGTTCAGCTATTACGGCTACCAGTATATCCAGGTGGAAGGTGCCGATGTACAGAAATCCCCGACAGGAAGCACATTGCCGCTGATAACCGACATCAAATCGAATTTTGTCTACTCCTCGGCAACCGAAGTGGCCACTTTCGATTGCTCGAACGAGATTTTCAATAAGACGCACTGGTTGATTAACAATGCCATCAAGAGCAATTTTCAGGGCGTGATGACCGATTGTCCGCAGCGCGAAAAGCTGGGATGGGTAGAAGAGTTGCATCTCAACGGTCCGGGCTTGTTGATGAACTACGACATGACTGCCATGTTCCCGAAAATTTTGCGGGATATGAGCGATGCCCAGCATGCCGACGGTCTGGTGCCGAGTATTTGTCCCGAGTATGTCTCTTTCGGTGGCGATTTTACCGATTCTCCCGAATGGGGTTGCGCCTCCATCGTGGTGCCGTGGATGTATTATTGGCATTACGGCGACAGTTCGTTGATACGGACATATTACTCTGTGATGACGCGCTATGTCGACTATCTCGGGACGAAAGCAACCGGGCATATTTTGTCGCATGGCTTGGGCGACTGGTACGATTACGGGTTGAAACCGGCAGGATATTCACAGAACAGTTCCATCGCAATTTCGGCTACGTCACATTATTACCTCTCGGCAATGCTGGTAGCCAAAGCTGCTGCGATGCTGGGTATTGCGCAGGATACACTCAAATACGAACAGTTGGTTCGTGACATTAAGAAATCTTACAACGAACGTTTTTTCAATAAATCGACCCGGCAATACGACATCGGTAGCCAGTTCGCCAACGCTGTCTCTTTGTACCTCGGTTTGGTGGAACCGCAATACCGTCAGGCTGTTTTGAAAAACCTTACCGATGACATCGCTTATCACGACGATCGTCTTACGACCGGCGATGTGGGCAATCGTTACCTTTTCCAAACATTGGCCGATAACGGACAGAACGAACTGATGTACAAAATGGTGAATCACTACGATGCTCCGGGTTATGGTTTTCAGTTGAAATATGGACTGACTACGCTGACCGAACAGTGGGATCCACGCAAGGGTAATTCGTGGAACCACTTTATGATGGGGCAAATCGAGGAGTGGTTCTTCAATACGCTGGCTGGAATTCGTTACGATGAAAAACAACCCGGGTTCAAGCATATTATTTTGCGACCGACACCGGTAGGCGATCTAAAAAATGTATCGGCTTTAACCGAAACGCTTTATGGAAAACTATTCGTTGCATGGACAAAGACAGAAAAGGAATTCAATCTGAATGTGACAATTCCGGTCAATACAACAACGACGGTGATGTTGCCTTTTACTGCGACTTCGGTACGAATTAACGGTAAAACAGTGGCTGTGAAAGATAATTCAGTCGAACTGGGTTCGGGGAAATGGGAGATTACAATTGAATTCTAA